The bacterium nucleotide sequence ATATAAGGACCAATGCCATGCTGCCTTCTAAACTTAAGATTATTGAATTGTTTTATCCTTAGTTTTAACCACAGACAATTTTCTGCCGGTGTCATTTCACTACGTAGTTTACGTTTAAAAGGGATATTTTTAGAATCGCCTTTAAGGAAATACTTGATGGCCACAAGAACTACCCCTCCTGACCTCCCCTTACAAAGGGGAGGAACTTAATTACACACTTTTTCTTTTGGCTTTAATAAATTCTATCACTCCCGGCAACATGGATATAATAATAATAGCCACAATCACAATATGAAAATTTTCCTTAATGGCCGTCATATTTCCAAAGTGATAACCTAAAATAAGAAAACTTAGTACCCAGGCTAATGCTCCCACCACACAAAAGAAAAAATACTTGGCAAAATGCATATGCCCCATACCCGCCACAAATGGGGCAAAGGTGCGCACAATTGGCATAAAACGCGCTAAAATAATGGTTTTGCCACCATACTTGGCATAAAAGTGTTCTGTTTTTTCCAAATATTCCTTTTTAATAAAACGACTTCTTTTAAGCCTTTCACCAGACCATCGGCCAATGGTGTAATTTACAATATCGCCACATAAAGCAGCTAATATAAGTAACGGGGCCAATGAATAGGGCGACAAAATTGAATCGGGCGTAGCCGATAAGGCTCCCAACGCAAATAAAAGAGAATCGCCAGGCAAAAAAGGCGTAACAACAAGTCCCGTTTCGCAAAAAACAATAAGAAATAAAATGAGGTAAATACCGGGGCCAAAGAGGGCAATCCATTCGTTTAAGTGGGTATCTAAGTGCAGTATTATATCGATAAAATTCATTTTGTATTTTCCAAGACTCTCTTTGCTCCTAACCACGAAAGTCCCATAATTGGCAACTGGGGATTAACGCCTGTATTCGTGGGAAAAACCGATCCATCGAGCACATAAAGGTTATCCGTGCCATGAACTTTAAAATTAGTATCCACCACACCATCACGGGGATCGTTACTCATGCGGCATGTTCCAAACAGATGCGACATGGTTCCTGTAAAGTAACTGGGTTTTTGCGGATACTCATCCAAAATTTTAAGTTCATCAACCGAATACACTTCGTCGGGCAAACCATAAACACCCAGCGAAACAGATTTAGCTCCCGCTTCAAATAGCATAATAGCCGAATTTTTAATCCCCTGACGCATACTCACCGTATCCTGCTGTGAAAAATTAAAAACTATATCATGACCAAACGGGATATCCTTGACGCGTCCACGCCCACTGGCTTTCATTTGTACAGCCCAGCTTGCAGTATATGGCAATTCTTCAATCCTTTTTTTCCATGTTGGCCCCACACCGGGAAGCCGCACCATGCCCATCTCAGGTGGAAAGGCCAGAGACTCAATTTTATAGGGGCCCGATCTGGCAAACTCATGCATATCGTAACCCTGCATGGCCCCAAACCACATGTTTACCGGTTTATCAAAAGTAGCCGTTAACGCACAACCCGGATGTGCCTGAAAATGTTCACCAAGATGACGGTTATAAATACCACTCCGTTTTAAAATTCCCGGAGTTTGAATAACAGAAGCCGAAACAATCACCGCTTTTTTTGCGCGTATATAAAAATTTCCTTTTTTACTATTTGTCTGCGGAATAACAAACGATCCCTTCACACCCACAGCCCGCCCGTTCTCCATCACAACCGAACGAACTTTTGCTCCTGTAAAAAAAGTAGCCCCGCGTTTTTCGGCATAGGGAATAAGGTTAAGATGCAGCGCTTGCTTGGCATCGTTAGGACAACCAAGTAAACAACGCGACGCTCCCTGACAATTCCCTCCCGCTCTCTCCATCACCTGAGCTTCCCATCCCAGCTTATCGGCAGCCACGCGCATCAGCAAATTATTTTGGCCCAAACTTTCTTCTGGAACAGCTTTTACATCGAGTTCCTTTTCAAGAATATCCCAATACTGATGCAGCTCTTTCCTGGGAAACGCATGCCCCAAGCCATAAAGCTTTTCCCAATCATCAAAAATATAATCGGGAATACGATACATGATGGCACTATTGATGATGGTACTGCCACCCAAACCCAATCCTTGCAACACCGCGTATATAATATTGCCATGCACCAACAACCCACCCATCTGACGCATGGTTTTTTTAAGCATGGGATAAAGGTTGGATGAAAAATCGGTACGATCGACTTTGTAGCCTTCTTCTAAAACAGCAACGGAGGATGAAAACTCGGAAAGCACACGTGCAGCCGTAGCACCACCCGCACCGGAGCCAATGATCACGTAGTCGAATTCGCAATCGACATCTTTATTTTCTTTAATGCCGTCAAAATACATTTTTATCCTTCTAGCTTGGCAAAGCTTTCTTTGTACGGGTAACCAAGGGCCTCACGCACACGGCTATCGGGTGCGTAAGCCAGGCTAGAGACCAGTTTAAGCATAATCATCAATTGCCTAAAAAGATTGATGGGGGCTTTATAGAGCGCATATAAAATTTCGGTACGTTCGGGGGCATCATAAAGAGAAATGGGAGGAATTTTACGGCGTAACAAAGGGGCAATCCAAATCGCAATAAAAAGCGCTAACTTAAATGTAAAACGAAATTGCCAGATGGAGGTTTGCTCAAAATTTTTATAAAAATTGCCAAACGCCACATCTTCAATACCGGGCTTAAGCTTCTCATCCGGTGTCGAGGGCAGCAGTGTTTCAAGAACAAGTTTTTGTCTTTTGGTAAGCGACATTAAAATACGAAAAGCCCTAAACCACCATCCACATGAATAACTTGCCCTGTCACGTAGCTGGATTGTTGCGAACACAAAAATGTTACCGTATCGGCAATTTCATTTAATTCACCAAACCGACGCATGGCAGTGGCCTTTTTCATTCTTTCAAGCATATCACCACGCAAACCATTCATAGCCATCTGGCTTTTAATAACACCCGGCGCAATCACATTGGCCGTAATACCCAAGCGCGCACCTTCTAAAGCTAACGTTTTGGCCAAACCAATAAGCGAGGCTTTTGTAGCCGAATAACTACTTTGCCCCAATCCGCCATAAGTTCCAGCAATAGAGCTCATCATCACAATACGACCCCACTGCGCTTTTTGCATGTCGGGCCATACCGCACGCGTTACATTGGCAGTTCCCATGGTGTTAATTTCTACATCACGATTCCAGCGTTCGGTGGGAATATCTTCAAATTTACCTACGGTGGTGAGGATGGATGCATTATTCACTAAAATTTGGATAGGGCCTAAGTCGGATCTGATTTTTTCAATAGCAGCTTTTACCTGGTCTTCTTTAGAAATATCGCAGGTGTAACTTTTAGCAGTAGCTCCCAGCTCGCTAGCAAGCTTTACCGTTTCATCGGCGGGGTTGATGTCGACCACAGCAATTTTAGCACCGCATTTAGCTAACGCCAACACATCGGCACGTCCCAAACCATCACCAGCAGCACCGGTAACAACAGCTACTTTTCCTTTTATCCCATAATCAATCATATTATTCCTCAATTCCTTCTTTTTCTTCTTTTAACTCACGCGCCAGTAATCCTCTTACAGCTTCTTGCGGAGTTAAGTTTTTGTACAAAATTCTATAAACCGCTTCGGCATTGGGCATATCCACTTTTTCGCGTGCAGCCAAATCGTGTACGGCCTGCGTGGTATAAACCCCTTCCGCCACACTTGTCATATTTTTGAGTATTTCATCAAGCTTTTTCCCACGGCCTAGTTCTACCCCCACATGTCTATTACGAGACAAATCGCCCGTACAGGTTAAAATAAGGTCTCCTACGCCCGATAAACCCGAAAATGTAAGCGGATCGGCCCCCATTTTAACACCCAGCATGGTCATTTGATGCAAACAGCGCGTGATAAAGGACGCGCGTGTGTTAAGGCCCAAGCCCAAGCCCTCGATGATGCCGGTACCAATAGCCATCACGTTTTTTAATGCGCCACCTAATTCGCAACCAATGACATCGCTATCGGCATAAAGACGAAACGCACCATGAGAAAGTGTTTGTTGCACTTCTTCGGCAAGTTCTAATTTTTGAGATGCCACCACAGCTGCTGTAGGAAAATCTTGAGCTATCTCTTCGGCAAACGTGGGGCCTGTTAACACCACAAAACGTTCTTTTATTTTTTCACCCAATACATCACTCACAATTTGAGAAGGCAACATCAGGGTTTTATTTTCAATACCTTTGGAGGCGTTAATAAAAATAGTTTTTTGGGGCAAAACATCTTTTATTTGCGTCACAATGTCGCGCAAAAATTGAGTGGGAATGGTAGAAATAAGATAAGTAGCATGCGCTACCGTATCATTTAATGAGGGTGTGGCTTTAACACCTTTAAGTGGAAAGCCTTTAAGATACTCGGGATTTTCTAATGTTTGGTTGATGGTGTTCGATAAGACTTCATCACGGCTCCATAGGAGTACATCATGTCCCATACGGCCAAATACCAAGGATAAAGCCGTTCCAAAACTGCCGGCTCCTAGAATTCCTATTTTTATTTTTTTCACCATTCCCTCTTTATTCTCTCTACACCAACAAACTCTTTAACACTTATAATAAAAAATCTTGTTTTAATCTTGGAACATTTTGATTTTTTTAAAATATGCAGCCTACCTATAAGCTTTCACCCTACAAGCATATAGCTTATCTTTACAAAACTTGTGAAAGCGTCATTTTATAGATGGCTTTCATATTTTAAAAAAAATCAAAATGTTCCAAGATTAAAACTCGTATTTAACGCACCATGTTACATTAAAAATTTGACAGCCCAAGCGTTTTTTTTGTAGAGAATATACATGGGCAACTTCAAAGACGATCAAATTTTATCACGACCAGAACGCCGCAATTACGAACGTTTAGACACCAGTTTAGACGTAGAAATTGTCATTGAAGGCAAACGTATTAATACAACAGCCACCAATTTAAGCTGCGGCGGCTTGTTTTTGCCCATTGGCAAAGCAGCTCTTAAAGAGCGCACCGATATGGAAGTTATTTTAAGCATTCCTAACATACAAAAGCCGGTAAAACTTATTGGTGAAGTAGCGCGTATTCAAAACAAATCGTTTTTTGGAGGCCGCCCTGAAGGTGTGGGGATTCAATTTACCGGTTTATACGATGATAATATGATGGCCATTGATAAGTTTATTAAAAACAATGTTCATTAGCCTAATGATGAGCTACCTGCTTAAGCGCTACCATCACTACAATTCCAATTAAAAAGAATACCAAATTATGAAAACGTCGGTTGTGTGCGCGATGCACTTCTGGCAAAAAATCGGATGTGGAAATATATAAAAATGTTCCCAAGCTTAACGCAAAGGCAATGCCTACACCAGGCCCTTGTACGCTTTCTAATAAATAGTGTGACGTAAAAGCCCCGGCCGGAATAACCGATCCAAAAACAAGCAAAAACAAAATAATTTTAACAGAAGGCCACCCAGCCTTGCGCAAAATACTACCCAATGCAAAACTAGATGGAATTTTGTGTGCCATAATACCAAAAAACACAAGCGGGGCTAAATGCGGCACCAAAAGAGAAGCTCCCAAAATAAGTCCGTCAAAAAAAGTGTGCGTAAGCATACCAAAAAAAGCGGTAAGACCCACAGTGTGATAATTACAATGCGATTCTTCGCACGGATGCAGCATCACAAATTTTTCGATGATAAAGAGAAGTAAAAAAGAACCCAAAATACAAAGTCCGGCTTTATCGGCAGGTAAATGCTCCATGGTTTCGGGCAGCATATATACAAAGGCAATGGCAATTAATACACCGGCCGAAAAACTCACAAAGCCGTGCAAATGATCATCTTTCCAGCGGTTTAAAAGGGGAATAGCACCACTGATCAGTGTCAGTGAAACAGCCAAAATACCATAAACAAAAAACTGTGATAAAAAACTCATTTTTTCTTTCCGTTTTTAGTAGCCGATAAAATAATCATCCAGGTAGCATCGTTTTGATGAGTAACGGTAAACCCGTTTTTTTTGAGATAAGTTAAAAGTTCAATTTGGTCAAACATCATGTCGTAAGGGTGTTCCAATACTTTTTGCAAAACCATACCCAAACCCGGAAGCGCAAATGTTTCAATGCTGTAATCGCGTATCCATAATTTGCCGCCATCTTTTAACACCCGATGCGCTTCGCGGATGGCTTTTTTCCAATCGGGCAGGTGATGGAGTAAATCCATAATCATCACCAGATCAAAACTATTTTTTTCAAAGGGTAAATTTTCGGCCTGGGCCACCTGAAAAATAATGGAGTTATTCGACTTTGTTTTAGAATCGGCCCGGGCCACCATTTTGGGATCGTTATCAATAGCCGTATAATGTTTGCATTTAAGACGTTTGGATAAATGATGTGACAGGTCGCCCTGGCCACACCCCACTTCCAGCACAGAAGAGCCACGGGAAATTTTGGTCCAGTTGAGCAGTACCGGAATATCCAAAAAACGATGCCCCCAATAACGCACTGGTAGCCCAGATTTAAAGGGACTCATCATTTTAAAAGCATGGAGGGCGTCTGTTTTTACCATATTCTTTTTAAAAACTTATAATTGATCAATTAAACGGGCCAGTTCCAAATCCTTTTTGGTAATTCCGCCTGTTGTGTGCGTATAAAGTTCTAATTGTACCCGGTTGTAATTAATGGAGATCCCAGGATGATGATCTAAATCTTCGGCCGGGTTTACCAAACGGTTTACAAATACGATGGCCGTTGGAAAATTGGAGAATATATACTCTTTATACAATCGACCGTTTTTAATTTCCCAACCGGGTATGTTTTTTAACTCCAAACGCACGGTATTTTCGGGGAGATTAGCCATAAAAGGCAGTATAGGATTATTAAAACAGAAGTTTCAATGGGTTTTTAATGCAGATTAAATACGATCGGCGGTGTCGATATTGATGAGCTTTACAAAAGTTTCCAGCGCTTCTTTGTTTTGAGTGGTGCGGTCTACAAACGAACAGCCAATTTCGTAAATAGGAACAGCCTCGCCGCTGATAAATACGCTCCATTTAACCTCTGCCATTACATAGTTTCCGGCTTTAATTACTTTGGCCTTGTTGATTTTTAAATCTTCAATTTGGCCGTCTTTTAAATGCACCAAAATAATGCGGCCAATTTTGTAAGGGTGCGAGGCTCTAAAGCAAAAACCAGAAGCAGACATATTGCGCGAGATAACAACATTTTTAACAATTTCGTTTGCAGACGAAATATGCACCGTACGGTGTTGTTTGCGAAAATTAAAGCGCGTATGCTGGCGTTGTTCTATTCCCATCTTTTTTATATATAGCGATTGTTTTTTTTTGAGGCAAGGAGGTTTTGATTTTTTACAACATTTTTTCTTCTATCATCTCACGTGCACTTAAGCCCGCTTGTACGGCCATCATAATAGTTAACAAATATCTTAAACCCGATAATACGGTAAGCTGCCTATTCCCTTGCAACTCAGGGAAAAGCTGATGCGCCAGGGCGACAGCTTCGGGGTCGGCGGTTTGTACCTGGGTGCGTGTCCATAAACCACGTATTTGAGCATAGCTTAAGCCACCATTGAGCTCAATTAAGCTCCTGGATTGTCCATCAATGAGCCCTGATTCAAACACTCTATCGGGAATAGCATCGTTAGGTGCCACTAAAGTATCTAAACCCGACCAATAAAGCCCGGTATCGCGCATGCCGTAAAGAGCATCTAATAAACGTGCTCCATGTGGAAACTGTGCCAGCTTGGGTCTATCGTAAAAATAATATTCGGATAACACCGCAAAATATTCGTAGGGGTTTAAATAACCGTAATCCATAGAACGGCCATCTAACACAAATGAACGCATGATGAGATTAGCAATATCAGGATTTGTACGTTCTAAACCATGGCCCGATACCTCATGAGTAATAATGCGCTTTAAAAAACCCTTTTTCCATTCTTGCGGGTTTTCACCCACCTCGCCATACAGAGTCATCACATTCTGCAGTTTTCCACCATACATGCCTCCATACTCGCGGCCTTCATAAATTTCACGCGCCGCATAATATTCAATTTCATCCAGCATCAAACGATGAGATGGGGGAAGCACATCAAGAATATGACGATGCAAACGCAACACATCCTCTTCGGTTTGAGGAATAAAAAACTGATTACCCTCTAAGTTACGTGCCTCGCTGGGTGTATAAATACGGTAGGTATAGGTATGCCCGTTTTCCGTTACATAAAAAGTATGTAGAACAAGTTCATCAATTTTAACCCTGTTATAATCATACAAATCACCACTCACACCATTTTTACCCGTTTGTACCAGTTGACTACTGCTATACTCCACTCGTGCTTCTGCATCGCTATTATAAGAACTGGGCGGTGTCCTTATATAAAAATCATCCGCCAATTGAGGTACGCTGTTAAAACTTTCTTCCAATTCTGTACGGGTGGCCATGCGCACACCGCCACGTTCTTCGTCCTCTACAAAAATGGCATACTGTGCCGGATCTAATCCGCGGCTGGCATCACTTCCCAAATAACGTTCTGGATGCATATGATAACCAACCATACGTTTTGTTACATCCCATACATATCCATGACGAACAATAATTCTAAAAAATTCTCCATCCTCATCTTCCCATTCAAAAGAACCATCTTGAACCTTCTGCCAATCACCATTATCGCCCTTAACAAAAAGAGTAACGGGAGTTTCGCTTTCATCAGTTCCAGTAACACTGCCCAAACAATAATCATGCCCCTCAAACTTAAAACCTGTATGCCATGCCCAGGCATGACCCGCATAATCAAAAGTATTTTGCGGTACTACGCGCCCTTCTTTAAATACAGCGGGATATTTTTCCAACACAGAATATTTATAGCGTCGTGAAAAATAATCGCTCATATCCCAATGTTTGCGCCCCACATTCACAAACGGATTTGCGGCCGTTAACTGAATAGTCTGGTAACTTACAGGATTATCAAGATTCACATACACAGCGCGTGCCTGTTGCAAGGGAGTGGGCTTTAATATTATTTTATCGTTGTGATACACCACCTCATAATCCTGTCCATTAAGCCAGGCATGTGTGGCATCGGGATACCTCATATGGATTTCACGTTTTAGCCATACGGGGTTTATAAAATTAATTTGTGGGACACCCTCATTGTTGTAAGTAACAACCGGTAAAAGAAAATTGGGGTTTAGCTTTAGCTTGTCTTCTATAACTTTTTTATTAAAAACAATTTGGCCTTCACTATCGCTAAAAACAAAATCGGTAGACGCTACAATGTGTCCGCCCATTGACTGGGGCATATGAACTATAAAGGGCATACGGCCACTTTGGGCCAATTCCACAATTTTTTTCTGTAAATCTATATCATGCGGATCAAAAAAAGCTGCTAATCCCTCCGAGGTTTTTTTAAAATAAACCCCTTGTTCGCTTGCAAAATCATCTTTGGTCATGATGTTATGAGGAGTACTCACCGTCATGAGAGCGCGACCATCAAAGTAGTAGGCTCCTTCAACTGGATCACTGGGGGGCAAATGAGTGTAGGGCTCAAAACCTACAAAATTTCCGTTGTGGGCGTAGGCTTTTATATAAAAACTACCCGTGCCAAAAGCAACAGACTTATGGCGTCCTCTATTTTCGTAGGTGTACAAGTCGGTGTAAACACCCTTTTGTAACTCAACCAACACACGGCCATTCCATAAAAAACGATCATGGGCCAAAGGAATGGGCTCAGCATTTCTTACCGGCGCACCCTGTTCATCAAAAAGCAATCCCGAATTTTTATCAGAATAATAAATGGCATCGTTATTTTTAATAATTTCTGGCTCAATGTAAAACTCTCTCTCAAAAAATAAAACAGTAGCCCTGTTATCGTCATTTTTTTCTACAATATGGCCAGATTCCGAACCACGACTTGGCTTTAAT carries:
- a CDS encoding DedA family protein yields the protein MNFIDIILHLDTHLNEWIALFGPGIYLILFLIVFCETGLVVTPFLPGDSLLFALGALSATPDSILSPYSLAPLLILAALCGDIVNYTIGRWSGERLKRSRFIKKEYLEKTEHFYAKYGGKTIILARFMPIVRTFAPFVAGMGHMHFAKYFFFCVVGALAWVLSFLILGYHFGNMTAIKENFHIVIVAIIIISMLPGVIEFIKAKRKSV
- a CDS encoding GMC family oxidoreductase, which encodes MYFDGIKENKDVDCEFDYVIIGSGAGGATAARVLSEFSSSVAVLEEGYKVDRTDFSSNLYPMLKKTMRQMGGLLVHGNIIYAVLQGLGLGGSTIINSAIMYRIPDYIFDDWEKLYGLGHAFPRKELHQYWDILEKELDVKAVPEESLGQNNLLMRVAADKLGWEAQVMERAGGNCQGASRCLLGCPNDAKQALHLNLIPYAEKRGATFFTGAKVRSVVMENGRAVGVKGSFVIPQTNSKKGNFYIRAKKAVIVSASVIQTPGILKRSGIYNRHLGEHFQAHPGCALTATFDKPVNMWFGAMQGYDMHEFARSGPYKIESLAFPPEMGMVRLPGVGPTWKKRIEELPYTASWAVQMKASGRGRVKDIPFGHDIVFNFSQQDTVSMRQGIKNSAIMLFEAGAKSVSLGVYGLPDEVYSVDELKILDEYPQKPSYFTGTMSHLFGTCRMSNDPRDGVVDTNFKVHGTDNLYVLDGSVFPTNTGVNPQLPIMGLSWLGAKRVLENTK
- a CDS encoding SDR family oxidoreductase is translated as MIDYGIKGKVAVVTGAAGDGLGRADVLALAKCGAKIAVVDINPADETVKLASELGATAKSYTCDISKEDQVKAAIEKIRSDLGPIQILVNNASILTTVGKFEDIPTERWNRDVEINTMGTANVTRAVWPDMQKAQWGRIVMMSSIAGTYGGLGQSSYSATKASLIGLAKTLALEGARLGITANVIAPGVIKSQMAMNGLRGDMLERMKKATAMRRFGELNEIADTVTFLCSQQSSYVTGQVIHVDGGLGLFVF
- a CDS encoding NAD(P)-dependent glycerol-3-phosphate dehydrogenase, producing the protein MVKKIKIGILGAGSFGTALSLVFGRMGHDVLLWSRDEVLSNTINQTLENPEYLKGFPLKGVKATPSLNDTVAHATYLISTIPTQFLRDIVTQIKDVLPQKTIFINASKGIENKTLMLPSQIVSDVLGEKIKERFVVLTGPTFAEEIAQDFPTAAVVASQKLELAEEVQQTLSHGAFRLYADSDVIGCELGGALKNVMAIGTGIIEGLGLGLNTRASFITRCLHQMTMLGVKMGADPLTFSGLSGVGDLILTCTGDLSRNRHVGVELGRGKKLDEILKNMTSVAEGVYTTQAVHDLAAREKVDMPNAEAVYRILYKNLTPQEAVRGLLARELKEEKEGIEE
- a CDS encoding PilZ domain-containing protein, coding for MGNFKDDQILSRPERRNYERLDTSLDVEIVIEGKRINTTATNLSCGGLFLPIGKAALKERTDMEVILSIPNIQKPVKLIGEVARIQNKSFFGGRPEGVGIQFTGLYDDNMMAIDKFIKNNVH
- a CDS encoding ZIP family metal transporter, coding for MSFLSQFFVYGILAVSLTLISGAIPLLNRWKDDHLHGFVSFSAGVLIAIAFVYMLPETMEHLPADKAGLCILGSFLLLFIIEKFVMLHPCEESHCNYHTVGLTAFFGMLTHTFFDGLILGASLLVPHLAPLVFFGIMAHKIPSSFALGSILRKAGWPSVKIILFLLVFGSVIPAGAFTSHYLLESVQGPGVGIAFALSLGTFLYISTSDFLPEVHRAHNRRFHNLVFFLIGIVVMVALKQVAHH
- a CDS encoding class I SAM-dependent methyltransferase, whose amino-acid sequence is MVKTDALHAFKMMSPFKSGLPVRYWGHRFLDIPVLLNWTKISRGSSVLEVGCGQGDLSHHLSKRLKCKHYTAIDNDPKMVARADSKTKSNNSIIFQVAQAENLPFEKNSFDLVMIMDLLHHLPDWKKAIREAHRVLKDGGKLWIRDYSIETFALPGLGMVLQKVLEHPYDMMFDQIELLTYLKKNGFTVTHQNDATWMIILSATKNGKKK
- a CDS encoding 4a-hydroxytetrahydrobiopterin dehydratase codes for the protein MANLPENTVRLELKNIPGWEIKNGRLYKEYIFSNFPTAIVFVNRLVNPAEDLDHHPGISINYNRVQLELYTHTTGGITKKDLELARLIDQL
- a CDS encoding PilZ domain-containing protein, translating into MGIEQRQHTRFNFRKQHRTVHISSANEIVKNVVISRNMSASGFCFRASHPYKIGRIILVHLKDGQIEDLKINKAKVIKAGNYVMAEVKWSVFISGEAVPIYEIGCSFVDRTTQNKEALETFVKLINIDTADRI